In the genome of Drosophila pseudoobscura strain MV-25-SWS-2005 chromosome 3, UCI_Dpse_MV25, whole genome shotgun sequence, one region contains:
- the CtsL1 gene encoding cathepsin L, whose protein sequence is MRTALILPLLALVAVAQAVSYAEVIQEEWHTFKLEHRKNYQDETEERFRLKIFNENKHKIAKHNQLWATGAVSFKMAVNKYADMLHHEFYSTMNGFNYTLHKQLRNADESFKGVTFISPEHVTLPKQVDWRTKGAVTDVKDQGHCGSCWAFSSTGALEGQHYRKSGVLVSLSEQNLVDCSTKYGNNGCNGGLMDNAFRYIKDNGGIDTEKSYPYEAIDDSCHFNKGTIGATDRGFVDIPQGNEKKMAEAVATIGPVAVAIDASHESFQFYSEGVYNEPACDAQNLDHGVLVVGFGTDESGQDYWLVKNSWGTTWGDKGFIKMLRNKENQCGIASASSYPLV, encoded by the exons CTGGAGCACCGCAAGAACTACCAGGACGAGACTGAGGAGCGCTTCCGGCTGAAGATCTTCAATGAGAACAAGCACAAGATCGCCAAGCATAACCAGCTATGGGCCACCGGCGCGGTGAGTTTCAAGATGGCCGTCAACAAGTATGCAGATATGCTGCACCACGAGTTCTACTCCACAATGAACGGCTTCAACTACACCCTGCATAAGCAGCTGCG TAACGCCGATGAGAGCTTCAAGGGTGTGACCTTTATCTCGCCGGAACATGTGACCCTTCCAAAGCAAGTGGACTGGCGCACCAAGGGCGCTGTCACCGATGTTAAGGATCAGGGTCACTGCGGCAGCTGCTGGGCCTTCTCCAGCACCGGTGCCTTGGAGGGACAGCATTACCGCAAGTCGGGCGTGCTGGTGTCTCTATCCGAGCAGAATCTGGTTGACTGCTCGACGAAGTATGGCAACAACGGCTGCAATGGCGGTCTCATGGACAACGCATTCCGCTACATCAAGGACAATGGCGGCATCGACACCGAGAAGTCCTATCCCTATGAGGCCATCGATGACTCTTGCCACTTTAACAAGGGCACGATCGGAGCCACAGATCGCGGATTCGTTGACATTCCCCAGGGCAATGAGAAGAAGATGGCGGAGGCAGTGGCCACCATTGGACCCGTCGCCGTTGCCATCGATGCCTCTCACGAGTCGTTCCAGTTCTACTCCGAGGGCGTCTACAACGAACCCGCGTGCGATGCCCAGAACTTGGATCACGGAGTTCTGGTTGTGGGCTTTGGCACCGATGAGTCTGGCCAGGACTACTGGCTGGTGAAGAACTCTTGGGGAACCACCTGGGGCGACAAGGGCTTCATCAAGATGTTGCGCAACAAGGAGAACCAGTGCGGCATTGCCTCTGCATCCAGCTATCCTCTGGTCTAG
- the LTV1 gene encoding protein LTV1 homolog → MVKGKKPYIDRKKAVTFHLVHRSQHDPLVTDENAPQRVLLEAAARQRQSQTKSQDEAPVDPAKRQEEQKKFGIHFDDDYDYLQHMKKRENDVVWEYMENPNHAKKRQEDDKPSTAPKLVLPSSVFASEFEETEGMLNKAAPQSLRLDWDPDVVAALDSDCENEELEDDFVMQAMGDGDEDDEEDWTDEGEGDDEDMDFNSDNMNEDEDEDELMDRLAPLMRERRFDDEEVKSRFTEYSMSSSVIRRNEQLSLLDDRFEKFYASYDDPELGDLALEDIEGNWHQKHPVVMQCFQEFKKKNKTIDYNKDWDRERIEKYRHVVEGEEDPTEELVEYEVDDPKQKKWDCESILSTYSNIYNHPKLIDEPRRSRRSSASSNPAPIQIDPKTGLPANVLRGGVDGQLTAKALANLGDDSNASTGPKSLCAKSVLSTLSVLSIRPKDESAEEKKERKRLLKDYRNERRIEKKANTEAFREEKKRQTHVKINQRSNQQGATIV, encoded by the exons ATG GTAAAGGGAAAGAAACCATACATTGACCGCAAGAAGGCGGTAACCTTCCATTTGGTCCACCGCAGTCAGCACGATCCACTTGTCACAGACGAAAATGCGCCGCAGCGTGTGCTCTTGGAGGCTGCTGCGAGGCAGCGACAGTCCCAGACCAAATCGCAGGACGAGGCACCAGTAGATCCCGCAAAGCGTCAGGAGGAGCAAAAGAAATTCGGCATTCACTTTGATgacgactacgactacttGCAGCACATGAAAAAACGTGAGAACGATGTGGTCTGGGAGTACATGGAGAATCCAAACCATGCCAAGAAGCGCCAGGAGGACGATAAGCCGTCGACAGCTCCCAAACTAGTGTTGCCCAGTTCGGTTTTTGCCAGCGAGTTTGAAGAGACCGAGGGAATGCTGAACAAGGCAGCTCCCCAATCATTGCGCTTGGACTGGGATCCAGATGTAGTGGCGGCACTGGATAGCGATTGCGAAAATGAAGAACTGGAGGATGATTTTGTTATGCAGGCGATGGGCGACGGTGATGAAGATGACGAGGAAGATTGGACTGACGAAGGGGAGGGCGACGATGAGGACATGGACTTTAATTCCGATAATATGAATGAAGACGAAGATGAGGATGAGCTAATGGATCGCCTGGCTCCTTTGATGCGAGAACGTCGTTTCGATGACGAGGAAGTCAAGTCTCGTTTCACAGAATATTCCATGTCGTCCAGTGTCATTCGTCGTAATGAGCAGCTCTCCTTGTTGGACGACCGCTTCGAAAAGTTCTATGCCAGCTATGATGATCCCGAGCTGGGTGACCTGGCCCTGGAAGATATCGAAGGCAATTGGCACCAGAAGCACCCGGTCGTCATGCAATGTTTCCAGGAATtcaaaaagaagaacaaaacaaTCGACTACAACAAAGATTGGGATCGTGAGCGCATTGAAAAGTACAGGCACGTGGTCGAGGGCGAAGAGGACCCCACCGAGGAGCTAGTCGAATACGAAGTAGACGATCCCAAGCAAAAGAAATGGGACTGTGAGTCCATTCTGTCAACCTACTCAAATATCTACAATCATCCAAAGCTGATTGATGAGCCACGGCGCAGTCGTCGCTCCAGTGCCAGTTCAAACCCAGCTCCCATTCAGATCGATCCCAAAACTGGACTGCCCGCCAATGTTTTGCGTGGCGGCGTTGATGGCCAGCTCACAGCCAAAGCTTTGGCCAATCTGGGTGATGACTCGAACGCTTCAACGGGCCCAAAGTCGCTGTGCGCCAAGTCGGTGCTGTCGACGCTAAGCGTTCTGTCTATACGCCCCAAGGACGAGTCCGccgaggagaagaaggagagGAAGCGTCTGCTAAAAGACTACCGAAACGAACGACGCATCGAGAAGAAGGCCAACACAGAAGCCTTCAGGGAGGAGAAGAAGCGGCAAACTCACGTCAAGATCAACCAGCGATCCAATCAGCAGGGCGCCACAATTGTCTAG